The Klebsiella aerogenes KCTC 2190 region TTATGACTACTGATAAATAAAGAGTTTTGCCATGCCTTGGATCCAACTAAAACTGAATACGACCGGCGCTCACGCGGAAGAACTGAGCGACGCGCTGATGGAGGCCGGCGCGGTCTCGATTACCTTCCAGGACACCCACGACACGCCGGTGTTCGAACCGCTGCCGGGTGAAACCCGTTTGTGGGGCGATACCGACGTTATCGGTCTGTTCGACGCAGAAAGCGACATGAACGAAGCGGTTGCTATCCTTGAGCAGCATCCGCTGCTCGGCGCCGGCTTCGCGCATAAAATTGAACAACTGGAAGATAAAGACTGGGAACGCGAGTGGATGGATAACTTCCACCCGATGCGTTTCGGCGAACGCCTGTGGATTTGCCCGAGCTGGCGCGATGTTCCTGATGAGAATGCAGTCAATGTGATGCTTGATCCAGGACTGGCCTTTGGTACCGGCACTCACCCAACGACCGCGATGTGTCTGCAATGGCTCGACGGCCTTGACCTGCAGGGCAAAACGGTTATCGATTTTGGCTGCGGTTCCGGCATCCTGGCGATCGCCGCGCTGAAGCTGGGCGCCGCCAAAGCTATCGGTATTGATATCGATCCGCAGGCCATTCAGGCCAGTCGTGATAACGCCCAGCGTAACGGCGTCTCCGAACGCCTTGAACTGTATTTGCCGCAGGATCAGCCAGAAGCCATGAAAGCCGATGTGGTGGTCGCAAACATCCTGGCAGGCCCGTTGCGTGAGCTGGCCCCTTTAATCAGCGTCCTGCCGGTTACAGGCGGCCTGCTGGGCCTTTCCGGAATCCTGGCAAGCCAGGCGGAAAGCGTCTGCGAAGCCTACGCCCCGCTCTTCACCCTCGACCCGGTGGTGGAGAAAGAGGAGTGGTGCCGAATTACCGGACAGAAAAACTAAGTAAGACTGCGGCCTACGGGCCGCATTTTTGTTTCCAGTAACCGCCGAATATTGCCAGGAAATGAGAGCCGGATCGCATTACGATGCCCTTTTTTGGCTACAAAAACAGCGTTTTATCCCGTCTCGTATCGCTTTCATCTCAGAAAAATCGAGAAGTTTTGTGATTTTATAATTGGACACAAATTATCCCGTTGGTAATAACATAATGATTAATATGATAATTTATTCATGGCTATTACGTTACTCCTGGATTCATTGATCTGTAACAGAGGATTGGTCAAAGTTTGGCCTTTCATCTCGCGCAAAAAATGCGTAATATACGCCGCCTTGCAGTCACAGTATGGTCATTTCTTAACTCATGCGCATCGGACACCACCAGCTCAGAAATCGCCTGATCGCAGCACCTATGGCTGGCATCACTGACAGACCATTCAGGACGCTGTGTTACGAGATGGGAGCAGGTTTAACCGTCTCCGAGATGATGTCCTCCAACCCGCAGGTATGGGAGAGCGACAAGTCCCGGTTACGAATGGTGCACATTGATGAGCCCGGTATTCGTACCGTGCAAATCGCCGGTAGCGTACCGGAAGAGATGGCCGCAGCCGCCCGTATTAACGTGGAAAGCGGCGCCCAGATTATTGATATCAATATGGGGTGCCCGGCTAAAAAGGTGAATCGTAAGCTTGCTGGTTCAGCCCTCTTGCAGTATCCCGATCAGGTGAAGTCAATCCTGACCGCGGTCGTCAAGGCAGTGGACGTTCCGGTGACTCTCAAGATTCGCACCGGTTGGGAACCGGAACACCGTAACTGTGTAGAGATTGCCCAACTGGCTGAAGAATGTGGCATTCAGGCTCTGACTATTCACGGACGCACTCGCGCCTGCTTGTTTAACGGAGAAGCTGAATACGACAGTATTCGGGCAGTTAAGCAGAAAGTTTCCATTCCGATTATCGCGAATGGCGACATTACTGACCCGCTTAAAGCCAGAGCCGTGCTCGACTACACGGGAGCTGACGCTCTCATGATAGGCCGTGCGGCTCAGGGAAGACCCTGGATCTTTCGGGAAATCCAGCATTATCTG contains the following coding sequences:
- the prmA gene encoding 50S ribosomal protein L11 methyltransferase; the encoded protein is MPWIQLKLNTTGAHAEELSDALMEAGAVSITFQDTHDTPVFEPLPGETRLWGDTDVIGLFDAESDMNEAVAILEQHPLLGAGFAHKIEQLEDKDWEREWMDNFHPMRFGERLWICPSWRDVPDENAVNVMLDPGLAFGTGTHPTTAMCLQWLDGLDLQGKTVIDFGCGSGILAIAALKLGAAKAIGIDIDPQAIQASRDNAQRNGVSERLELYLPQDQPEAMKADVVVANILAGPLRELAPLISVLPVTGGLLGLSGILASQAESVCEAYAPLFTLDPVVEKEEWCRITGQKN
- the dusB gene encoding tRNA dihydrouridine synthase DusB, with the translated sequence MRIGHHQLRNRLIAAPMAGITDRPFRTLCYEMGAGLTVSEMMSSNPQVWESDKSRLRMVHIDEPGIRTVQIAGSVPEEMAAAARINVESGAQIIDINMGCPAKKVNRKLAGSALLQYPDQVKSILTAVVKAVDVPVTLKIRTGWEPEHRNCVEIAQLAEECGIQALTIHGRTRACLFNGEAEYDSIRAVKQKVSIPIIANGDITDPLKARAVLDYTGADALMIGRAAQGRPWIFREIQHYLDTGELLPPLPLAEVKRLLCAHVRELHDFYGQAKGYRIARKHVSWYLQEHAPNDQFRRTFNAIEDASEQLEALEAYFENFA